In Meles meles chromosome 13, mMelMel3.1 paternal haplotype, whole genome shotgun sequence, the DNA window TTCCTTCGCTCACTGGGCGGGCCCGATGGCGTGGTCCGCTCACGCCTGCCTGGCCGGCCTCCACCCTGCTTGCCTTGGGTCCCACCCTCGGTGCAAAGGGGCtcctttgtgcccagggcagggaGCACCCCAGGAGTCTGCACGGTCAGGGGTCAGGACGACGCGTGGGTAAAAGGCAGCCCTCCCCCTGACACAGGGCCGTCACAGGCAGTCATGGGGTGTTGCCGGTCTGGGTGCTAATCCCGATGGTGAGCACCCCTTCCCCTGGGTGCTTGCACGCAGGCCCTAGGCTGGCGGTTTCCCCCACCAGTGTGCTGGGGGGCCAGGTGGGTACCCGGTGGCACATGGTCACGGTGGGGGGCTCTGGCCTGCACTCTGGGCCTCTGGGCCCCACACTGCACCCCCCGTTGCTGGCGAGGGGCGGGTGCGTACAGGATGCGGGACGCGTACACGCCGTGGAGCTGTGGCCCCGGAGCAACGAGCAGAagactgtgtggggagggggggtccGCTGGGCCTGGAGTCCACCGGCCCCATGTGCACCTCGTCCGCAACGTGTCCCTGTCCCCAGAGCGTGAGTGCAGGTGGGGTCCCAGCACCGGGGGTCCAGGGCAGGCAGCTGCCCCCTTGGCTGGGAGGCTGGGCTGCCGCCGCGTGGGACCACCTGGCCGGACCTTCCTGTCCTGCCTCAGGTGGCGGTCCTCCCCCGAGCACACGCCCCACATTCACTCTCGTGCCGTTGAGGATGGCGAGAGCCGGCGACACCGCAGTTTGTCTGATGACCCCACACCCGGTGAGTCCCCGACGGAGCCCCGTACCCACGCGGGTCTGCACACGCGTTCTGTGGGAGATTCCTTCCGGGCTGCACGGTCCAGAGGGTGCCGCTGACAGCCTGCTCCTGGCCGGGGTCCGTGGCCGTGCGGGCGGCCGCTGGAGCGCAGAGGGGCTGCAGGTGTGGGGAGAGCCCTGCCCCCGGCGTGGGGCTCCCTCGCAGCCTCTCACCCTCCCCAGGCTGTCGGGTGCGCCTGAGAGTTACTGAGACAGTCCACTCGTCTGCCGCCGACGTCATCGTCAGGGTCTCTGCAGCTCTCGAGACGTCTTCGACAATGTGTGTTCCgtggggatgaggaggaggagatcGTTGTTATTCCAAGAACGAACTTTCAGAGAAATGTATGTTCTCTGAAATCGAAGTATTTTAATGCAGTGTGAGTCAGTGGTTCTTGTTAGAAATGgtgatttccttttgttttttagtcGAGGTACAGTGAACCGAGACCAGTTCCAGGGGGACATGACCGCTACCTGCTCACATTGGGGAGTGAGCACCACAGCGACGCCGGTCGGCATCCGTCCCAACGCTCCCAGAACGCCGTGTCCTGTGACGAGAACCTCTCAGATCTGCTCCCGTCGCAGCTCCCGGTGCTGTTGCTACGTGTAGTCCCCACACCCGGGCTTCGGTGTGCAGCTGGACAGcggtgccttttcttttttttttttttttttagatttttatttatttgacagagatcacaagtagatagagaggcaggcaggcagagagagagagagaggaggaagcaggatccctgccgagcagagagcccgatgcgggactcgatcccaggaccccgagatcatgacctgagccgaaggcagaggcttaacccactgagccacccaggcgcccccagcggtgccttttcattccttcctcccgTTTCTGCCAGCCCGACTCAGCACTGGCGGCCAGCAGCCCACTCCTGTGTCTGGGAGCTCGATGGTTGGtttgcttttttagattccacattgggggggtgcctggggggctccatcGGTGAAGCGTCtacttcgactcaggtcatgatctcagggtcccgggaggGAGCCCCAcggcaggctctccgctcagcagggagcctgcttctccccctgaccctccccctgctcctgcgctctctctgcctctctaagATCacgaaagaaaaaacaaaggattCCACGCGTACGTGAGACCATGCAGTGCTGAACATCGAGGTCCGTCCACGTTGGAAATGAAGGAAATGGCTAGATGTCCTGCTCTCTCGTGGCTACATAGTATTTCTCTGCGGGCGAGACAGGGAGCACACACTTAATCCATTTAAGGTGAACACTTGGGTGGTTTCCCAGTTCGGGCTGTTGGACGTAAGGCTACGAACCGGGGTGGGGTGTAGCGTCCAAGCAGTGCTCTGCTCACTTCCGTGCGCTCGGGCAGGAGCCTGGGCCGCGGCGCAGCGTCTTCACCGGCCGGAGCAGCCTCTGCCGTGTGCAGCTCGCACTCCGCCGGCAGCCCCGGGGGCTCCCTCCCTTGCCAGCACCTGCTGTTCTGATTTCAGCCATTGTGACCGGCGCGAGGCGACCCCTCGCTGTGGTTGATGCGCGTCAGGCAGCGATGTCGAGCACGGCCTCCCGTGTGTGTTGGCCGTCCGCACGTCcgctcctgtcttctgcccatttctaatCCAACCGACTTGTTAGAGGAGGTCGTGGGGCTGCTCCCTCCCAGACACACAATTTGCAGACATTCCGTCCGACTCAGCAGGTTTCTGCTCCGGCGTGCTGGCGGCCTCCCAGGGCGAGCACCAGCGTTTCCGTTTGCTCTGGTCCAGtggtttatttctgcttttttgctTTTGCATTTGTCTCAAATCCAAAAATCCATCCCCAAGATCAGGGTCAGGGAGGTCACTGCCCATGGTCTTAAATTCATTGTTGGgtgtttttaacagtttttttaaagattttatcttaatttaaagattgatcaggggcgcctgggtggctcagtggtttaagccgctgccttcagctcaggtcatgatctcagggtcctgggatcgagtcccgcatcgggctctctgcactgaagtgagcctgcttccctctcactctctctgcctgcctctctgcctacttgtgatctctctctgtcaaaattaataaataaaatctttaaaaaaaaaaaaatactttaaagggCGTGCGTGCAggcaggggcagcgggagagggagactctagcagactccctaccgagtGCAGAGCCCCCCACGCGGGGCTCCATCGCACGAacgacatcatgacctgagccgaaatcaagagctggaggcttcaccgacggagcccccaggcgccccgagacgtGAACGTCATCTCTGTGCCCCGTGGGGGCTTGAACTCTCTCCACCCGCAGAGCCAGCCGGCGGCCCGCGTCACACTGTGCGGCAGCACAGGGGTCCGGACCGCCCGGCCCCGGGCTCCCGCCGCCCCTCTGGACGGTGCTGACCGTGTGCGCGTTCATTCCGGCCGCACGAGGCTTCCTCACGGTCGAGCTGCGAGTTCCCGTCGTGTGATGACTCTTCCGGGGGAGGCATCCTGCCCGTCTTCACACCTTCACCCACTCGCGCCAGGCCCCACGGACTCGGCAGCTGTTCTCCGGCTGGTCAGTCCTCCCGTCGGCCCTTCTGCATGTAGCTGCCATCCTGAGGGACAACCGTGCCTTTCTCCCACCTGTCTGCTGCGGGTGTGGACTCGGGCACGCCCGCCGGGCTCGGGCTTGTGCCTTGGCTGTCCCACTTCTGGTCCCTCCACTTTGGCGTCTGTCTTTTCTCCGTGCTGGCTTTGAGCCTTTCCCGACTCGGGCCCAGGAAACAGCCAGCCCGCCGCTGCTGGTTGGCATCAGGCCCTTCGGACGAAGCTAGATACGTGTTTGCCTGCACGCCTGCGTGGACGGCTGTGACTCAGGACCGAGAGCAGCGACAGGTGCCCCGTTAGCATCCCCAACCGGCTCTGGCCCGCCCCTTCCTGGCCACCCTGTACCGTCTGCAGgtccacctccccccgccccaccagggTAGCCTCCTTTAAGAGTCAGGTGTCCCCCTTGGATGTTCTGGCTGTGAAGCATCGCTGGGGTTCTGAGTCCCAGGAAGGCGTGAGCCTTCCTTCCAGTCCCACGCCCTGCCTGCCAGCACCCCACGCCCGGCAGCAGCCGGCCTCCCGCACTTCTGGTCTGTCCGTCCTTTTCCCTAGTGAGTTCAGCTCCTTTCGCACTGTTTTGCACAAACAGCACACCATACGCATTTTTGCTGATTTGTATCTTTGCTAATACTTTGGCTCACCAGCCTGCAGTTTGGGCTCAGCTCCTCTCTTCTCCGTGGTTAGTATCCACCTGGCAGCTCGTCTGATGCCAGAAGGCCCATGTCCGAGCTGGGCCACCCTCCCCAGGCAGCCTCTCCCTGAGGCGCTCGGAGTCCCTGGGAGCGCGGCTGGCCCAGAGCACTGCCCCCGCCTCACGCCACCCGAGCAGGCCGGTCCCCTGAAGGGAAGGCAGGAGACAACCAGCCGGCACATGCGGCCGCGCCCTAGCGGCCTCCGCCTCCAGTGCCCGTTCCTGGGAGAACCGGCGCACCCCAGACGCCCCGGGTGTTGTGGCTCCAGCACGGGAGCCCCGTGGCACGTGTACCCGGCCAGCTGCGCACACACACCGCGCTGCCACGGAGAGTCTTACTGGACACGGATGGAGTCCTACAAGTGGGTCATAGGTCGCTTTCCAGGCGCCTGGTCTCTCTGCAGAGCCGTGTGCACCTGTGCCCCCAGCGCCCCGCGGAGCCTGCAGGTCTGGACTAGAGGCTGCACTCGGAAGGGGCAGCTCCGTGTCCGGATTCCTTAACACAACCCGAGCATGTGCGCTGGCTACTCAGCGAATCCAGTGGAAAGCACGAAGGACCACCTGCAAGACCCCAAGGCCTACAGCGCTATCACCCCACCCAAAGGcgagaaagagacacacacaaatacagcAAGAGTCCAATGTCCACCTCCACGCTGAGTGGGAGGAGCCTCCAGAAGGCCCCATGTCACTCAGAAAAGCCCTTTCCCAATAGCCCTGGAGGCCACCTACCCAGTTCTGCTCACTGCTCAGTGCCACCGAGACGAGGACGGAAGATTGCCTTGCAGAGGGCCCCCAGTCGCCCAGGCGATGCCTCAGGAAGGCCACGGGGTAGCGCCCAATCCTGAAAACGGGGGGCCTCGCGCGGCCCTGCTGGCTGCGGGCGCTCCGGACCCCAGCAGCGGAAGCATGAGCCCCGGTTCGCAGCGGAAGGCAAATCCGTCTGCTGAGTCACAAGAACTGGCTGGGCCGGAGCATGCCCCCGTGACGGGGAGCTTCATCTTTTCTGGAGAAGTTGCAGGAGTTCTCCTCCCAGTGAGCCGCCGTCCACGCAGAAATTTTAGCAACAAAAGTGTTACGTAACACAACCGAGCTGAGGATGGAAACGGGGAGCACATACACGCGGGGACACAGGCCCAGAGGCAGCCTTGCGGAGGTCATGCCTCAGGCAGGTAACAGACAAGGGCGGACGCCTGGTTTAATCAGAAAGCTTTCTgacgtttatttttttttttactttaacgTTTCATTTCAACCATACGTGACCACAGTCCTCTCTGAAGGATTTggcagagatttattttttcctatttccagtCTCTTGTAGACAGAGGTTTGCTTAGAACGAAGCTGATTCTAGAGCACAGAAACCGAGCACAAAGAGGACTCGAGGCAGCAATCCAGGCGCTGAGAAAGGGAAGACGTGAGCAGGGGCCCGGGACAGACGATGACCGTCCGGGGCGGCCGCAGGGCCCGCAACTTCGTGCCGGAGGCAGAGCAGGAGTCGGGCGTCTGCCCCCCGGACCCCGCGGCGTCACTGGCAGCGGCGGTCGGCGGAGTCGTCAGCGGAGACATCCTGCCGGCTCACGGCCAGTGCTTCCGAGACCAGTGTGAGTGTAAGGCCACAGGATCCACTGGGGACAAGCCCCGTACGCAGTCACTTTAATAAAcattcattcttattttaataaaCGTCATTCACTCTTTccaaatataaagtattttaacTGAGTAACTGGATACAgataatttttgttaaaatactACACGTCGTATCTAGTGTGTTGAAATTATTAACACTTTGCTACTTATGACACCCGAACAGAACTCACGACCCGGTTTCTACAGGAGACGCTCCTCGGCAGCACACGCACAGTAATTGATCCCGTAGGTTCGAGTACAGCTTAGCGTGTTGGGGTTTTTCCGTCTTGTCTTTCGTCGCGGCGGACGAGGAGCACACGGTTCACAGAACAGCCAGCCGGATCAAGAGACGCGCTCCGCTCGGCCCCAGGCGGCTCTTCGGCTCGCGGCGCCGACCCCCCGCTGCGGGACAGAGGCCGGCTCCCAGCTTCATCAGAAGGTGCTGGTGGAAGTGGTCAGGCGCCTCCCGATGTAGATCCTGCAAGGAAGAAGCGACAGCAGCTCGCACAGCCACAGCTCTCACGGCGGAGACAGGGCACGCGGGCGGCCTAGAGTGCCTGCAGCCGGGGACGGGCTACCCTGGACCTGCTTCTAAGAGCCTGGGGTTGAGTCTCTCCGTTTAAGGGTCTCTTCTCCGGTGGGCGCATCAGGACTCAGTGTCCCGTTTCTACATCCACCTCAGAAGACGGCCAGCTGCGCTCTCCCACGGATGCGCTCAGTCCCCATACAGAGGCGGCCACTAACCGGCCACAGAAAGGCCGTCGTGGTCTGTCTGTAAGTTCACGCAGTGACACGCTGCTGGGGAGTCACCCCCAGGGCGTCACCCCCTGCCGCGCCCGTGGGCAGAAGAGAGCCCCCAGGTCCTGCCGGGAGCCACCTCAGAGGAACGGGAGGCTGGACTTCGAGGACCAGAAGCGCCGCGAGCCtggcaggagcagagaggggcaggACGGCAGCGGGCCGCGGGGACCCACCCTGACACGAAGGCCCAAGCCGGGGACTGAACgtgccccaggccctgctcccaCAGAGCCTAACCTGCTAGCCCTAGAGGAAACCCAAGCCCGGCTCTGAGACACATAGGCCAGGATGAAGCTGGCGGGGCCATGCTGAGAGCCAGAGCTCCGGACGGGAAGGGGGCACGGTCTGGCCCAGGACCAGGGAGGGCTTCACGTTGGACGCGGACGTCCAGGAGCCTCTGGCCCACTGGGAAGCCACGTCCCAGGCACAGTTCCCAGAACCAGGGTATGAGGCTCTGAAGGGAGCGCGGGGAAGGCAGCCCTGGGCTTGCTTACTTCCCGCAGAGCTGGCAGGCAAGACGGAACCTTGCAAGACCAGGAAGTGCCCACCTGCCCTAAGACTTCAAACACCCCAGGTCTCTTGCGCCCCATCCCCTGgtctgggaaaatggggagacagTGCTTCGGGGGCTGTCTCATCCCGTTTCCCTGGGGCCCCGGAGGCCAGCCTCCATCAGACGCTCACAGTGACCGTCCGGTCTGTCCAGCCAGCCACACGCACAGACACCGTCGCACCCCAAGACTGAGGCTGGAGGGGAGCCCAGCCCGCAGCACGAAGACACCAGAGCCAACCGGGGCTCACGTCCCTGCTGCCGGAGCACGGCTGCGCTGTGGAAGTGGGGCGGCTCCCCAGCCCAGCCACCTGCAGTGAGGGACAAGTCCACACGGTGCGGGAACGAACGAGTGAGGCTGTGTCCGCACTGACACGGG includes these proteins:
- the LOC123955656 gene encoding uncharacterized protein LOC123955656; translation: MRDAYTPWSCGPGATSRRLCGEGGSAGPGVHRPHVHLVRNVSLSPERECRWGPSTGGPGQAAAPLAGRLGCRRVGPPGRTFLSCLRWRSSPEHTPHIHSRAVEDGESRRHRSLSDDPTPGSLQLSRRLRQCVFRGDEEEEIVVIPRTNFQRNSRYSEPRPVPGGHDRYLLTLGSEHHSDAGRHPSQRSQNAVSCDENLSDLLPSQLPVLLLRVVPTPGLRCAAGQRCLFFFFFFFRFLFI